In Thermodesulfobacteriota bacterium, the genomic stretch TTCAAAATCCCTGATCTCTCCAACCATAATAATGTTAGGGTCCTGACGTAAAAAGGATCTAAGGGCAGCAGCAAAGGTCAGACCAATCTCCTCATGTACCTGAACCTGATTAATTCCGTGGAGGTTAAACTCCACGGGATCCTCAACAGTAGAGATATTCTCAGAAACCTTATTTAAGTCTGATAAGGCTGAATAAAGGGTTGTTGTCTTTCCGCTTCCGGTAGGACCTGTTACCAGAATCATACCAAAAGGTTTATAAATAGCTTCACTAAACTTTTTTAATGCATCTTCTTCGAACCCCAATTTAGTCATGTCCAATTGCAAACTTGATTTGTCCAGCAAACGAAGAACAACTTTCTCTCCAAAGAGGGTAGGCAGTACTGATACCCGAAAATCCATCTCTTTCCCTCTCCCGATTCTTAACTTAATCCTTCCATCCTGCGGCAACCTCCTCTCAGCTATATCAAGATTAGACATAATCTTGATTCGGGATATTATGGCATTCCTCAGCTTCATGGGGGGCTTCATTATCTCATATAATACCCCATCCATTCTCATCCTTACTCTGAAGCTCTTTTCATAGGTTTCCAAATGGATATCACTTGCATCCTTTTTTATGGCATCTGTTAAGATTAGATTAACCAGTTTAACAACAGGGGCATCCTCGCTAGCCCTTTCGAGTTCACTAATATTTACTTCCTCTTCATCCTTAACGAATTCAACTCCTGTAACATCAAGGCTGGAGATAACATCAGAGAATGATGCAAAAGAATCATAATATTTATCTACAGCAGATCTAATTGAATTCTCCGATGCAACTACAACTTCGATATTAAGACCGGTAAGGAATTTGATATCATCTATAGCAAAGATATTTGAAGGGTCCGACATAGCA encodes the following:
- the pilB gene encoding type IV-A pilus assembly ATPase PilB translates to MVRRLGNLLVKKKLISLEQLEMALEEERNSGGRLGYNLVKLGFLKESDLTSFLSTQYNVPPVTLSEFDIDPEIIKLIPASIVQKYQLIPINKIGSTLIVAMSDPSNIFAIDDIKFLTGLNIEVVVASENSIRSAVDKYYDSFASFSDVISSLDVTGVEFVKDEEEVNISELERASEDAPVVKLVNLILTDAIKKDASDIHLETYEKSFRVRMRMDGVLYEIMKPPMKLRNAIISRIKIMSNLDIAERRLPQDGRIKLRIGRGKEMDFRVSVLPTLFGEKVVLRLLDKSSLQLDMTKLGFEEDALKKFSEAIYKPFGMILVTGPTGSGKTTTLYSALSDLNKVSENISTVEDPVEFNLHGINQVQVHEEIGLTFAAALRSFLRQDPNIIMVGEIRDFETAEISVKAALTGHLVLSTLHTNDAPGAVSRLLNMGVEPFLVASSVNLILAQRLARRICPECKEPLKVSNRTLIDLGIPKDEVHDLICYAGKGCANCNNTGYKGRIALYEVMPVEDGLKELILDGFPGSEIKKKAIALGMKTLRQGGITKLKEGITTIEEILRTTTCDE